The following are encoded together in the Coleofasciculus sp. FACHB-T130 genome:
- a CDS encoding SAM-dependent chlorinase/fluorinase: MYDNRIVTLTSDFGLSDVYVGVMKGAIAQINPTLTVVDLTHEIPPQNLTAARFCLMNAYPYFPKGTVHIAVVDPGVGSSRRAIAVKLADGFLVGPDNGLFSGILSNSGVFPSLPEIAAVELTNPDYWRASEASSTFHGRDIFAPVGAHLASGVPLEQLGDAIDLASLVQLPIPECTQTEAGITGCIQYIDRFGNLITNIPGTFVQGKIWSVVVGFRLPSCQTYSDSPTGEAIALIGSHGWVEIAVNGGNAQSQLQLDWGDEVLLHLD, from the coding sequence ATGTATGACAACCGGATCGTTACTCTGACGAGCGATTTTGGCTTAAGTGATGTTTATGTAGGGGTGATGAAAGGCGCGATCGCCCAAATCAACCCGACGCTGACGGTGGTGGATCTCACTCATGAGATTCCCCCTCAGAATCTTACAGCCGCAAGATTTTGTTTAATGAATGCCTACCCTTATTTCCCAAAAGGGACAGTGCATATTGCTGTTGTCGATCCGGGAGTGGGGAGTAGCCGCAGAGCGATCGCAGTTAAACTTGCAGATGGTTTCCTGGTGGGACCCGATAACGGGCTATTTAGTGGCATTCTGAGTAATAGTGGGGTTTTTCCGTCCTTACCAGAAATTGCCGCCGTCGAACTCACGAACCCCGACTATTGGCGCGCAAGCGAAGCCAGTTCAACGTTTCACGGTCGAGATATCTTTGCCCCCGTAGGTGCCCATCTTGCCAGCGGCGTCCCTCTAGAACAACTGGGAGACGCTATCGATTTAGCCAGCTTAGTTCAACTGCCCATCCCTGAATGCACCCAGACAGAGGCGGGTATCACGGGTTGCATTCAGTATATCGATCGCTTTGGCAACTTAATTACAAATATTCCAGGTACCTTCGTCCAAGGAAAAATTTGGTCTGTGGTTGTGGGATTTAGGCTACCCAGTTGCCAGACTTATAGCGACAGTCCAACCGGAGAAGCGATCGCTTTAATTGGCAGTCACGGTTGGGTCGAAATTGCCGTCAATGGAGGCAATGCTCAGTCGCAACTGCAACTAGACTGGGGAGATGAGGTGCTTCTTCATCTGGATTAA
- a CDS encoding Gfo/Idh/MocA family oxidoreductase — MTFSNSAQASNPIGVAVVGTGFGQKIHIPGFKAHPRTQVVAVYNRDLDKARAIASAQNIPHACDTLEKIVALPDVAAVSISTPPFLHYEMAKTVLQAGKHLLLEKPTALSATEARQLYQWAREKGAIATLDFEFRFVPAWQRFAELLAEGYVGQQRLIKIDWLVSSRADATRPWNWYSRKDQGGGALGAVGSHAFDYIRWLFAPVRRLCAQLITGISVRPDSNTGEMKPVDADDTCMLMLELADGTPCQLCISSVVYASRTHGIEVYGDRGTLVLGSENQKDYVHGFRLWAAPAGKPLAEVEIPHRLAFPQTYTDGRLAPFIRVVDNWVQAIDAGKAIAPSLREGVYSQLLMDLAHESHQTGCWVDVPSLDTFLASRS, encoded by the coding sequence ATGACATTCAGCAATTCAGCCCAAGCATCGAATCCGATTGGCGTGGCAGTGGTAGGGACTGGATTTGGTCAGAAAATCCACATCCCAGGATTCAAGGCACATCCGCGTACTCAGGTGGTTGCCGTTTACAACCGGGATTTGGATAAAGCGAGAGCGATCGCTTCTGCCCAGAATATCCCCCATGCTTGCGACACCCTAGAAAAAATCGTCGCTTTGCCAGATGTCGCCGCTGTCAGTATTTCAACGCCGCCCTTTTTGCACTATGAAATGGCGAAGACGGTGTTGCAAGCTGGGAAGCATCTATTATTAGAAAAACCCACAGCCCTGTCAGCGACTGAGGCACGTCAGTTGTATCAGTGGGCGAGAGAAAAGGGCGCGATCGCTACCCTCGATTTTGAATTTCGCTTTGTCCCCGCATGGCAGCGATTTGCGGAACTTTTAGCAGAAGGGTATGTGGGGCAACAGCGCCTGATCAAGATTGATTGGCTGGTGTCGAGTCGTGCCGATGCCACGCGCCCGTGGAACTGGTATTCTCGGAAAGACCAGGGAGGAGGAGCATTGGGAGCCGTCGGTTCTCACGCTTTTGATTACATTCGCTGGTTGTTTGCACCCGTGCGGCGACTGTGTGCCCAGCTGATTACAGGAATCTCTGTTCGTCCAGACTCGAACACGGGTGAAATGAAGCCGGTGGATGCGGATGATACGTGTATGCTGATGCTGGAACTGGCGGATGGGACGCCTTGCCAACTGTGTATCAGTTCGGTGGTTTATGCATCCCGGACGCACGGGATCGAAGTCTATGGCGATCGCGGTACGTTAGTCTTAGGCAGTGAAAATCAGAAAGATTACGTACATGGTTTTCGCCTCTGGGCGGCACCTGCGGGTAAACCGCTCGCTGAAGTAGAAATTCCGCATCGGCTGGCGTTTCCCCAAACCTATACGGATGGGCGTCTGGCACCCTTTATCCGAGTTGTAGACAACTGGGTGCAAGCAATTGACGCCGGGAAAGCGATCGCGCCATCGCTGCGAGAGGGAGTTTATTCCCAGCTGTTAATGGATTTAGCCCATGAATCCCATCAGACGGGTTGCTGGGTGGATGTGCCAAGTTTGGACACTTTCCTGGCCAGTCGCTCATAG
- a CDS encoding tetratricopeptide repeat protein, translating to MLPVAVFVCLGWIVSVCIHEFGHAVVAYWGGDTSVKDKGYLTLNPLKYTDPTLSLVLPVVFLLIGGIALPGAAVYINQSQLRNRWWKSAVSAAGPIASVIVTLLLTIPFWLGWVTPFSEHWIGPALAFLIILQISVIQFNFLPIPPLDGYGIIEPWLPNQTQIKLRKLSKYGIIALFILLSFVKPLNLLFWKSAFTIGALLGVPMELVWKGYASFNADSGILLVAAIGVFLLIRRVMSPHHACYEKGNQLLKSQQYEEAIASYDKAIKLKHDFWEAWHHRAWALGSLQRYKEAIASYEQAIVLKPDNPAIWTDWSGALAALQRYEEAIACCDRAIEINPHYPYAWYNKACFCALQGKASLALDALEQAINLDPNTFKTYAKNESSFYRIWQHERFKKMIGEL from the coding sequence ATGTTACCTGTCGCAGTTTTCGTCTGTCTTGGCTGGATCGTGTCTGTTTGTATACACGAGTTTGGTCATGCGGTAGTTGCTTATTGGGGCGGGGATACCTCAGTTAAAGATAAGGGGTATTTGACCCTGAATCCCCTCAAATATACCGATCCAACTTTGAGTTTGGTTCTGCCCGTCGTCTTTCTTCTCATCGGTGGGATTGCCTTACCGGGTGCCGCAGTTTACATCAATCAAAGCCAATTACGCAATCGTTGGTGGAAAAGTGCTGTCTCCGCAGCGGGTCCCATCGCTAGTGTAATCGTGACTTTATTGCTCACGATTCCCTTTTGGCTGGGTTGGGTGACGCCATTCAGCGAACACTGGATTGGACCAGCTTTAGCATTCCTAATTATTCTACAAATTTCCGTTATTCAGTTCAACTTTCTGCCAATTCCGCCGCTGGATGGTTATGGCATTATCGAGCCGTGGTTGCCGAATCAAACTCAAATTAAACTGAGAAAGCTGAGCAAATATGGAATTATTGCCCTCTTCATTCTGCTCTCATTCGTAAAACCGTTAAATCTGCTTTTTTGGAAATCAGCTTTTACAATTGGGGCACTGCTTGGTGTTCCAATGGAATTGGTATGGAAGGGATACGCATCTTTCAACGCAGATTCTGGCATTTTATTAGTAGCAGCAATTGGTGTTTTTTTACTAATTCGCAGAGTAATGAGTCCGCATCATGCTTGTTACGAAAAAGGCAATCAGCTACTTAAATCTCAACAGTACGAAGAAGCGATCGCTTCCTATGACAAAGCCATTAAACTAAAACACGATTTTTGGGAAGCGTGGCATCACCGAGCCTGGGCGTTAGGAAGCCTACAACGGTATAAAGAAGCGATCGCTTCCTACGAGCAAGCAATTGTCCTCAAACCAGATAACCCCGCTATCTGGACTGACTGGAGTGGGGCACTCGCTGCATTGCAACGATACGAAGAAGCGATCGCCTGTTGTGACAGAGCCATCGAAATCAATCCTCACTACCCTTATGCTTGGTATAACAAAGCTTGCTTCTGTGCCCTACAAGGCAAAGCTTCTTTAGCGCTTGATGCTCTAGAACAGGCAATTAATCTCGATCCCAATACATTTAAAACCTATGCCAAAAATGAATCAAGTTTTTATCGAATTTGGCAACATGAGCGGTTCAAAAAAATGATTGGTGAATTGTAG
- the dprA gene encoding DNA-processing protein DprA, whose translation MEERAFWLAWSQIPGIGPILLRRLHQHFGTLSEAWKANPAALREVEGFGRQTVEGVIEKRSRLHPQQFLEEHLVKNPCFWTPADADYPRLLLETPTPPPVLYYRGKVQLKENHGITPTIGIVGTRQPSEYGRRWTGKITAALTKSGFTVVSGMADGIDTEAHRVCIEAGGRTLAVFGTGVDVVYPWRNKSLYEQICDRGLALSEYPAGTQPKREHFPPRNRIIAGLSRAVLVMEAPTRSGSLITADYANEFCRDVYALPARLDDRQSLGCLKLISKGATPFLDENHLLEMLGAIPKLDPVQQLDLFNQPPIPDLEPELKQIWQAISSEPTAFDLIVQQTGKPANSVSSALLQLELMGLVSQLPGMRYQQS comes from the coding sequence ATGGAAGAACGTGCCTTCTGGCTAGCATGGTCGCAAATCCCTGGAATTGGCCCTATTTTGCTCAGGCGCTTGCACCAGCATTTTGGCACGCTCAGTGAAGCCTGGAAAGCCAATCCAGCCGCCTTGAGGGAGGTGGAGGGGTTTGGGCGTCAAACGGTTGAGGGGGTGATAGAGAAGCGATCGCGCCTGCATCCCCAACAATTTTTAGAAGAACACTTGGTAAAAAATCCCTGTTTCTGGACGCCAGCAGATGCTGATTATCCCCGCTTACTTCTAGAGACGCCTACCCCACCGCCAGTGCTGTATTATCGCGGCAAAGTGCAACTCAAAGAAAATCATGGCATTACGCCAACGATTGGCATTGTCGGTACTCGCCAACCCTCTGAATATGGCAGACGCTGGACTGGCAAAATCACTGCTGCATTGACGAAAAGCGGCTTCACGGTTGTTTCCGGCATGGCAGATGGCATTGATACGGAAGCGCATCGCGTTTGTATAGAAGCTGGGGGACGGACGCTGGCAGTTTTTGGTACTGGCGTGGATGTTGTCTATCCTTGGCGCAACAAGTCCCTATACGAACAAATATGCGATCGCGGGTTAGCGCTGAGTGAGTATCCGGCTGGCACCCAACCGAAGCGCGAACACTTTCCCCCCCGCAATCGGATTATCGCCGGGTTGAGTCGTGCGGTGCTGGTAATGGAAGCGCCTACGAGATCCGGTTCATTAATTACTGCTGATTATGCCAATGAATTCTGTCGAGATGTCTATGCTTTGCCTGCAAGGTTGGACGATCGGCAGTCGCTGGGGTGCTTAAAATTAATTAGTAAGGGAGCGACACCTTTTCTGGATGAAAATCATTTATTAGAGATGCTGGGAGCGATTCCAAAACTCGATCCAGTGCAACAGCTAGACTTATTTAATCAGCCTCCCATACCAGACTTAGAACCAGAACTCAAACAAATTTGGCAAGCCATTTCTTCAGAACCGACGGCTTTTGATTTAATTGTGCAGCAAACGGGTAAGCCAGCTAACTCAGTCTCCAGTGCGCTGTTGCAGTTAGAACTTATGGGGTTAGTGTCGCAATTGCCGGGGATGAGGTATCAGCAATCTTAA
- a CDS encoding serine/threonine-protein kinase, with the protein MSCCLNPDCQNPLNPDTTKFCRSCGAKLMPLLRGHYRIIQLISNEGGFGRTYLAEDIDRMNEPCVVKQFRPQVQGTAALNKSIQLFKQEAKRLQEMGHHPQIPTLYGYFEEGNYLYLVQQFIDGQDLLQELEQQGAFSEKQIREMLLDILPVLKFVHDKNVIHRDIKPENIMRCRLTRGGKRELVLIDFGAAKQLTAIKATQRGTKIGSFGYTSYEQMQGGEVYPASDLFSLGVTCFHLLSNVNPHLLFLDYGYDWVCQWRKYIKYSISSNLVNILDKLLQKNVDCRYHSVDEVIHDLMRSPQNLTPKISVAPPRSNNPFKITSSAVTLVRNKFLNQVLAGSTTLILLLFGYSYFKHANLNNFSISNLTLSPNQPIFRKKFALANTLKGHSKSVASVTISPNGEMLASGSLDNTIKLWNLNTGQEIYTLKGHSKSVGAVAISPDGQILASGSWDNTIRLWNLKKADKVRTLIGHSSQVVSVVFSPNGEILASSSLDNTIKLWDLKTGQEIHNLSGHSNWVVSIAFSPDGQMLASGSWDNTVKLWNLNNGQEIRTLHGHSNYVNSVAFSPDGQMLASGSWDNTVKLWNLNNGQEIRTLHGHLKAVYAVRFSPDMQTLASGGMDDTIKLWNPNTGRELYTLKGHFNNVVSLAFSRDGRTLASGSQDFSIKIWRVQ; encoded by the coding sequence ATGAGCTGTTGCCTCAACCCTGATTGTCAGAATCCTCTAAATCCTGATACGACAAAGTTTTGCCGAAGTTGCGGGGCAAAACTCATGCCGTTGCTGAGAGGACACTATCGCATTATCCAGCTTATTTCCAATGAGGGAGGATTTGGTAGAACTTATCTGGCAGAAGACATAGATAGGATGAATGAACCCTGCGTTGTCAAGCAATTTAGACCCCAAGTGCAGGGAACTGCGGCACTCAACAAGTCTATTCAACTGTTTAAACAAGAGGCAAAGCGTCTGCAAGAGATGGGACATCATCCGCAGATTCCTACGCTCTATGGCTATTTTGAAGAAGGAAATTATTTATATTTAGTGCAGCAGTTTATCGATGGGCAGGATTTATTGCAGGAGTTGGAACAACAAGGTGCTTTCAGTGAAAAACAAATTCGAGAGATGTTACTGGATATTTTACCTGTTCTCAAATTCGTTCATGACAAAAATGTAATTCACAGAGATATCAAACCCGAAAATATTATGCGTTGCCGCTTAACAAGGGGAGGAAAGCGGGAGCTAGTACTGATTGATTTTGGTGCAGCTAAGCAGTTAACAGCAATAAAGGCAACTCAACGAGGTACAAAAATTGGTTCTTTCGGATATACTTCCTACGAACAAATGCAAGGGGGTGAAGTTTATCCAGCTAGCGATTTATTTAGTCTAGGTGTAACTTGTTTTCATTTGCTAAGTAATGTCAATCCCCACTTATTATTTCTTGATTATGGCTACGATTGGGTTTGTCAGTGGCGGAAATACATAAAATATTCAATTAGTAGTAATTTGGTTAATATATTAGATAAGCTATTGCAAAAAAATGTTGATTGCCGCTACCATTCGGTAGACGAGGTTATTCATGATTTGATGCGGAGTCCGCAAAATTTAACGCCTAAAATATCTGTAGCGCCGCCTAGAAGTAATAACCCTTTTAAAATTACGTCTTCAGCGGTTACACTGGTTAGAAACAAATTTTTAAATCAAGTTTTAGCAGGTAGTACCACATTAATATTATTGTTATTTGGATATAGTTATTTTAAACACGCCAATCTAAATAATTTTTCAATTAGTAATCTAACGTTAAGTCCGAATCAACCAATTTTTAGAAAAAAATTTGCTTTAGCGAACACTTTAAAGGGACATTCAAAGTCGGTTGCTTCTGTCACCATCAGTCCAAATGGAGAGATGCTGGCTAGTGGGAGTTTAGACAACACGATTAAATTGTGGAATCTGAACACGGGCCAGGAAATTTACACTTTGAAGGGGCATTCAAAGTCAGTGGGTGCTGTTGCCATCAGTCCAGATGGACAAATTCTGGCTAGTGGCAGTTGGGACAACACGATTAGATTGTGGAACCTTAAAAAAGCAGATAAAGTTCGCACGTTAATCGGGCATTCGAGCCAGGTTGTTTCTGTCGTATTCAGTCCCAATGGAGAGATTTTAGCGAGTAGCAGTTTAGATAATACGATTAAATTATGGGATTTAAAAACAGGTCAGGAAATTCACAATTTAAGTGGGCATTCTAACTGGGTTGTTTCTATTGCTTTTAGCCCAGATGGACAGATGCTAGCGAGTGGCAGTTGGGATAATACGGTTAAATTGTGGAATTTGAATAATGGGCAGGAAATTCGCACGTTGCATGGGCATTCCAACTATGTTAATTCGGTTGCCTTTAGCCCAGATGGACAGATGCTAGCGAGTGGCAGTTGGGATAATACGGTTAAATTGTGGAATTTGAATAATGGGCAGGAAATTCGCACGTTGCATGGACATTTAAAAGCGGTTTATGCTGTCAGATTCAGCCCAGATATGCAAACCCTTGCCAGTGGTGGTATGGACGATACGATTAAATTGTGGAATCCAAACACTGGCAGGGAACTCTACACTCTTAAAGGACATTTTAACAACGTTGTTTCCCTGGCTTTCAGCCGCGATGGACGGACGCTGGCGAGTGGAAGTCAGGACTTTAGTATCAAAATTTGGCGAGTGCAGTAG
- a CDS encoding GNAT family N-acetyltransferase yields MTTNFEFGTISNPEEAKQLGQILTQCFNSPPDSWQMYLNRIGLENFRVIRQGGQAAGGLGIFNMGQWFGGSRVPIAGIAAVGIAPEHRGTGVAAALMTNIVKECHAKGIPLSTLYASTSALYRKVGYEQAGNYCRLTVPTDTILLKDRTLPMQRVEATHHEFHELYRQRAIASSGNLDRHQAIWQGIVESPEDVIYAYRIGFEDKAEGYIIFSQKRGDTSYHLEVRDMVALTPAAARRLWTFFADHRSLADKVIWQGQAGDPLLSLLTEQTYKIAHLERWLVRVVDVPKALSMRGYPIGLEAELHLEIQDNVLPDNNGKFVLAVSGGRGEVTRGGRGELRLDVRGLSPLFTGLLTAHQLQTIGKIEGDADSLLTAMLLFASPEPWMPDHF; encoded by the coding sequence ATGACAACTAACTTTGAATTCGGCACGATTTCTAACCCTGAAGAAGCTAAACAGCTTGGGCAAATATTAACCCAGTGTTTCAATTCACCGCCAGATAGCTGGCAGATGTATTTGAATCGGATTGGTTTGGAGAACTTCCGCGTCATCCGCCAAGGAGGGCAGGCGGCTGGGGGCTTAGGCATTTTCAACATGGGTCAGTGGTTCGGAGGTTCTCGCGTACCTATCGCCGGAATTGCCGCCGTGGGCATTGCGCCAGAGCATCGAGGCACAGGGGTAGCAGCGGCGCTGATGACTAATATTGTTAAGGAGTGTCACGCCAAGGGAATTCCCCTATCGACGCTCTACGCCTCTACCAGCGCCCTTTATCGGAAAGTGGGTTACGAACAAGCTGGGAACTATTGTCGTTTGACGGTGCCGACAGATACGATTTTGCTAAAAGATCGCACATTGCCGATGCAGCGCGTGGAAGCGACTCACCACGAATTTCACGAACTCTACCGTCAACGAGCGATCGCTTCCAGTGGCAACTTGGATCGCCACCAAGCCATTTGGCAAGGCATTGTCGAGTCCCCAGAAGACGTGATTTACGCCTACCGGATTGGCTTTGAAGACAAAGCAGAAGGTTACATCATTTTCAGCCAAAAGAGGGGCGACACAAGCTATCACCTTGAAGTCAGAGACATGGTGGCATTAACACCAGCAGCAGCACGTCGTTTGTGGACTTTCTTTGCCGATCACCGTTCTCTTGCAGACAAGGTGATTTGGCAAGGTCAGGCAGGAGACCCGCTTTTGTCTTTACTCACAGAACAAACTTACAAAATTGCCCATTTAGAACGATGGTTGGTGCGAGTCGTTGATGTGCCAAAAGCACTATCAATGCGCGGCTATCCGATTGGGTTAGAAGCCGAATTGCATCTTGAAATTCAAGATAATGTATTGCCCGATAACAATGGAAAATTTGTTTTGGCAGTTTCCGGCGGACGCGGTGAAGTGACAAGAGGCGGACGCGGTGAATTACGGTTAGATGTGCGAGGCTTATCACCTTTATTCACAGGGTTACTGACAGCTCATCAGTTACAAACGATTGGAAAAATTGAAGGGGATGCCGATTCTTTATTGACCGCCATGCTGCTCTTTGCCAGTCCCGAACCGTGGATGCCAGATCATTTTTAG
- a CDS encoding TldD/PmbA family protein, with amino-acid sequence MQDRLQAEIAPYRTAVDYLEIRLEQSESTSISFRGHQLDAVDRNFTLAGGIRACHKGGWSFVTFNGLAELKDRIEEAVAQAHLVGKETTMLAPVEPIQDYVAVEIGRDPRGVSLAEKRRLLEGYNQLLLDFDPRIQTTMVNLRDRFGITYFANSLGTCIAQERLDVSGRFGAIARDEGSAPRQGFESVHSRTDYNILEGIEDQVLGAAKRAVGQLEAKSVKGGQYTVVLDPYLAGVFIHEAFGHLSEADFVYENPRMQELLTLGKPLAIKQLNVVDDATMPDLPGSLKYDDEGVPAQRKYLIKDGILTQRLHNRETAGKLHEAPTGNARALNATYPPLVRMTNTGIEAGEHSFDDMIGDIEEGVYAVRMLGGQTNGEMFTFAAAEGYMIRNGKIAERVTDVSLTGNVFQTLKDIEAIGNDSIYINGGCGKGGQMPLPVSVGGPHLRIKNVVVGGR; translated from the coding sequence ATGCAAGATCGGTTGCAGGCAGAGATCGCTCCTTATCGCACAGCGGTAGATTATCTAGAAATTCGCTTAGAACAAAGTGAGTCTACCTCTATCTCCTTTCGCGGTCATCAGCTGGATGCCGTAGATCGTAACTTTACCCTGGCTGGGGGCATTCGCGCTTGCCACAAGGGCGGCTGGAGTTTTGTCACTTTCAATGGTTTAGCCGAGTTGAAAGACCGGATTGAAGAAGCGGTTGCTCAAGCGCATCTGGTCGGAAAAGAAACGACGATGCTAGCGCCAGTGGAACCCATTCAAGATTATGTGGCGGTGGAAATCGGGCGCGATCCACGTGGGGTTTCTCTGGCAGAAAAGCGGCGGTTATTGGAGGGATATAACCAACTGCTGCTAGATTTTGACCCCCGAATTCAAACGACAATGGTGAATTTGCGCGATCGCTTCGGCATCACCTATTTTGCCAATTCTCTCGGCACCTGTATTGCCCAAGAACGGTTGGATGTGTCGGGTCGGTTTGGGGCGATCGCTCGTGATGAAGGTTCTGCCCCTCGCCAAGGCTTTGAATCTGTGCATTCCCGCACCGACTATAACATTCTCGAAGGAATTGAAGACCAGGTACTGGGAGCCGCCAAACGTGCTGTCGGTCAGTTGGAAGCAAAATCAGTGAAAGGAGGACAATATACGGTCGTTCTCGACCCATACCTTGCGGGTGTCTTCATTCACGAAGCCTTCGGACATCTTTCAGAAGCAGATTTTGTCTACGAAAACCCCCGGATGCAGGAATTGCTAACTCTAGGCAAACCCTTAGCCATCAAGCAACTGAATGTGGTTGATGATGCCACGATGCCCGATTTACCTGGTTCTCTCAAGTATGACGATGAAGGCGTCCCGGCCCAGCGCAAATATTTAATTAAAGACGGCATCCTCACCCAGCGCTTGCATAACCGCGAAACTGCTGGCAAGCTGCACGAAGCTCCCACCGGCAACGCTAGGGCACTCAACGCGACTTATCCTCCGTTGGTGCGGATGACCAATACCGGCATTGAAGCAGGGGAACACTCCTTCGATGACATGATTGGGGATATCGAGGAAGGCGTCTATGCGGTGCGGATGCTTGGCGGACAAACCAACGGCGAGATGTTTACCTTTGCCGCTGCTGAAGGCTATATGATTCGCAATGGCAAGATAGCTGAAAGAGTGACTGATGTCAGTCTGACTGGCAATGTCTTCCAAACGCTTAAAGATATTGAGGCGATTGGGAACGACTCCATCTATATTAATGGCGGGTGCGGGAAAGGCGGACAAATGCCGCTACCCGTGAGTGTGGGGGGTCCCCATCTGCGAATTAAAAATGTCGTGGTGGGCGGTCGCTAG
- a CDS encoding DUF2301 domain-containing membrane protein — translation MTQLNASDSAVYQGQFGEFTITESDRTGVIVYRSGLMVAALSFALGSFLVLKTNMGLSLLTPLYACFCLALGVSLFTIHIYLEPLHRLLQAFWAIGVLSATVLALQSSEPLALYVYNHPITLFGVGFTFAALTGIYFKEAFCFNRLETKVLTPLLPMLLLGHLTGVLPVSVERGLLAVWAILFVIFALRKVVQEIPPDIGDKSVFVYLKQQHSAKA, via the coding sequence ATGACTCAGTTAAATGCGTCAGATTCGGCAGTTTATCAAGGTCAGTTTGGAGAATTTACGATAACCGAGAGCGATCGCACTGGAGTGATCGTTTACCGTAGCGGCTTAATGGTAGCGGCTTTAAGCTTTGCTTTAGGTAGCTTTCTGGTGCTAAAGACAAACATGGGATTGTCACTCCTGACCCCACTGTACGCTTGTTTTTGTTTGGCATTGGGCGTCAGTTTATTTACAATCCATATTTACCTAGAACCGCTACACAGGCTCCTTCAAGCTTTTTGGGCAATTGGTGTTTTATCAGCGACAGTGTTGGCGCTGCAAAGTAGCGAACCTCTTGCCCTATATGTCTACAATCACCCAATAACCCTTTTTGGAGTCGGCTTCACCTTTGCAGCATTAACGGGGATTTACTTCAAAGAAGCCTTTTGCTTCAACCGTCTGGAAACTAAAGTTCTCACGCCTTTGCTGCCAATGTTACTGTTGGGACACCTGACGGGTGTATTGCCAGTGTCAGTAGAACGGGGATTATTGGCAGTTTGGGCAATTCTATTTGTCATCTTTGCCTTGCGTAAGGTTGTCCAAGAAATTCCACCGGATATTGGTGATAAGTCAGTGTTTGTCTATCTCAAACAACAGCATTCGGCGAAGGCTTGA